TCCCATCTGCCCGGCACCACCCGCGATTACATCCAGGAAAAGCTCCATCTCAATGGGTTGCCGTTCCAGATCACCGACATGGCCGGCATTCGCGATGGCAGCACCGACGATATCGAAAACCAAGGCATGCGGCGCAGCCTGGATCAGATCGCCCAAGCCGATGCCGTGATCGTCATGGTCGATGCCTCGTTGCCGCTGGATGCCAGCGACCGAACGATCGGCCGCCTGAGCAACGGCAAAAAGCGGATCCTGCTGGCCAACAAGCGCGACCGGGCAAAGCAGCGGGCGGTGAAAGGCATCCGCCAGGCCTTCCCGGGCGAAACCGTCCACCTGGTTTCGGCCAAGAACGGGGAAAACCTTGAAGTGGTCGTCGATTTTTTAAAGTGCTTATGGCACGAGCTGGGCGACCCGGCCACGACCATCCTCGTCAACCTGAGGCAGAAATCGCTGCTCGAAAAACTCCTGCTAACCTTACGCGGCATCGAGCGCATGCGGGCACAGCGCCCGGTCCAGGCCGAAGCGCTGGCCGAGGAGATACGCCATGGCCTGCAGCTGATCGGGGAATTGACCGGTGCCGTCAGTTCCGCGGAGATCCTCGATGGCATCTTCGCCCAATTCTGCATCGGCAAATGAAGATCGTCGTCATTGGCGCCGGGCACGCGGGGATCGAGGCGGCTTATGCCGCGGCCAGGATGGGTGCCGAAGCTACGCTGCTGACCATCCATTTGGAAACGCTGGCCCAGATGTCCTGCAACCCCTCCATCGGCGGCATCGCCAAGGGGCACCTGGTCAAGGAGATCGACGTGCTGGGCGGGGTGATGCCCCGGGTCGCCGACGCCACCGGCATCCATTTCAAGGTGCTCAACCGCAGCAAGGGACCGGCCGTGCGCGCCACCCGCACCCAGAACGACAAGATCGCCTACCGCAATTTTATGAAAAGTTTCCTGGAAACCGTACCGCAGCTCAGGATCTTCCAAGGCATTGCCAGCGCCATCGTGGTGGCCAATGGCCGGGTGTGCGGCGTCCGGCTGGCGGAAGGCGAAACCCTGGCCGCCGACGCGGTGATCGTCTGCAGCGGCACCTTCCTGTCCGGGCTGATCCATATCGGTTCGGCCAGCTATCCCGCCGGCCGGGCCAACGAGCCGCCGGCCCTGCTCCTGGCCGAAGCCATCGCCGCCCTGGGTTTTCAAATCCTGCGCCTGAAGACCGGGACACCGATGCGCCTGCATGCCGACAGCATCGACTGGGAGAAATTCATTCCCCAGCCGGGAGACGAGCCGCCCCAGCCTTTTTCCATGTTCACCCGGGGCAAGGTCAAGAACCGCATTCTTTGCCACCTGGGCCATACCACGGCCGCGGTCGGCGCGATCGTGCGCGACCATCTGCACCTGTCGCCCTTGTATTCGGGAAAGATCACCGGCATCGGCCCCCGCTACTGCCCGTCGCTCGAGGACAAGATCGTCAAGTTCGCCGGCAAGGAAAGGCACCACTTTTACCTGGAACCCGAGGGCCTGCGCAACAAGGAAGTGTACGTCAACGGCCTGTCCACCAGCCTGCCGATCGAAATCCAGAAAAAGGTGCTGGGCGCTATTCCGGGGCTGGAGAGAGCGCAGATGATGCGCCCGGCCTATGCCATCGAGTATGACGCCATCCAGCCGACCCAGCTGCGCGCCAGCCTGGAGGCGCGCCTGGTTGAAAACCTGTTTTTCGCCGGCCAGGTCAACGGCACCTCCGGCTACGAGGAAGCCGCCGCCCAGGGCCTCATGGCCGGGGTCAATGCCGTGCTCAAGGTCCGCGGCGAAGCGCCGTTCGTCCTGAACCGCGACGAGGCGTACATCGGGGTGATGATCGACGACATCGTCCGCAACGGCGTCGATGAACCCTATCGCCTGTTCACGGCCCGGGCCGAATACCGTTTGCAGCTGCGCGAGGACAACGTCTTCGAGCGCTTGGGCGGCCACGGGCTCAGGTTGGGCCTGCTGGCGCGGGCCGCTTTCGACCGCGAAACGCGCCGGCTGGAACGACGCCGGCGCGTGGTCAGCAAGTTGGCAAGGATCAAGGGGTGCTGGAACGACAGGAGCGAAACATTTTTCAAACTGCTGAAAATGCCCGAGATGACTTTTGAAAAACTGGAAGAACTAAACAAAAAACCGTTGCTGAAGAAAAAGACCTTGACCGACGTTTCCTATATCGAGGCGGCCGTCAAGTACGAAGGCTACGTCGATATCCAGAAGCGGGAGGTCGCCAAGATGCAAAAAATGCAGAAAACGGCCATCCCGGACGACCTGGATTTTGCCCTGGTCGACGGTCTTTCCATTGAAATGAAACAGAAGCTGGCCCGGGCCCGGCCCGGCACTCTGGGCGACGCCGCGCGCCTCCCCGGCGTCACCCCGGCCGCCCTCAACGCCGTCAGCATCCACCTGACCCTGAAATACAAGCAAAGATCGTGATCATGGCGCACATTCATTTTTTAGCAAGCCACGCCTTTTGCAGTTTTTCTCTACCCATATATTGATAATTTTTAATTTTTTCCATAAAATACCTTTATAAGGGGAATTGATTTCCTTGATAGCCGATCCTTTCGCGGTTATTATCCGGAACGGCGGCAACGATGAATGCTGAGTTCTGGCAGGGGAACTTTTATGAACCGTAAAATTGCCTTGGAAACCAGGGGGAAATCCAATCTTTACTTTATCTTGGTAATAGTGGCGGCCCTGGCGGCTGTTTCGGTGTTTGCCTGGTGGATGGCGAGGCGCGCCGACCAGCAGATGCGCACCGAACTTCTCTTGCAAGCAAAGCTTGTGGCTGTTTTGATCGACACAGAGTACGCAGGGATTTTAAACGGGACCGATGCGAATACGACCGCGCCCGGATTTGCACGGCTCAGGGAGCGGCTTGCCAGGGCACGCAAGGTCAATCCGGAATGCCGCTACCTGTATCTGCTTGGGCAAAAACGGGACGGCGCGGTGTTTTTTTCCCTTGACAGCGAGCCCGCGGATTCCGTGAACTACTCCCCCCCCGGACAGGCTTTTCCCGAAGCGTCGGACCTTTTGCGCAGCGTTTTCGCTTCCGGTCGGGGCGTGGTAGAGGGGCCGGTATCGGACCGTTGGGGCGTCTGGATAAGCGCCCTGGTGCCGCTTCGTCATCGGGATACGGGAAGAGCGGTCGCCGTGCTGGGAATGGACATGGACGCCAGCACCTGGAAATGGGACATGGCCGGCAGATGCGCCCTGCCGGTGGGCCTCGCGTCCTTCGTTCTGTTCCTTGGGATTTTCATTTTCGTGTTGACCCGGAACTACCGTCTCATTCGTGCGCAGGAACGGCGTATCAAAGAGAGTGAGCGGGAACGCCGGCGCATCCTGGAAAGTGCGAACAAGGCCAAGTCCGACTTCCTTGCCGGCATGTCCCATGAGCTGCGCACCCCCCTCAACGCGGTCATCGGATTTTCCCAGGTTCTTCAGGATCAGAATTTTGGCCCTCTCAACGAGAAGCAAAAAGAGTATGTGCTGGATATTCTGGAAAGCGGCCAGCACCTTCTCGACCTGATCAATGACATCCTCGATCTTTCCAAGGTCGAGGCGGGGAAGATGGAACTGCAGCTCTCCCCGGTAGTGGTTGGCGGCCTTCTCACCGGCAGCCTGGTGATGATCAAGGAAAAGGCGTTGACGCACGGGATTGCCCTTAAGACGGATATTCCCGAAGAACTGTCTCATCTTGTCATGCTGGCCGATGAGCGCAAGTTCAAACAGATCCTGTTCAACCTCCTTGCCAATGCAGCCAAATTTACCCCCGATGGCGGTGCGATTACTCTTTCGGCCAGGCGTATGGCAGAGGGGAAAGGTGAAGTCATCCAGGTTTCTGTCAAGGATACGGGCATAGGCATCACTCCAGAAAATCAGGGGAGGGTTTTTGAGAATTTTTTCCAGGTTGCAAACAGCCTGACGAACAAGATATCCGGAACGGGTTTGGGGTTGTCCCTGGCTATGAGTTTTGTGAAGCTGCATGGGGGGAGGATGTGGATGGAGAGCGAGGGAGACGGAAAGGGGAGCCAGTTTTTCTTTACTCTGCCGGTTCAACCAGAACAGGTGAGAGGAGAATGATATGGGCAGGGTTATCTTGATTGTGGAAGACGACCCCAAGAGCGTGAAGCTGCTCCGCGACTTGCTTCAGATCAGAGGCTATACAACCCTTGAAGCGACAGACGGAAAACAGGGGGTCGACATGGCCAGGGCGAAGATGCCTGACCTGATTTTTATGGACATGCAAATGCCCGTTATGGATGGCTTTGAAGCAATCAATATCCTCAAGACCGACCCTGCAACAAAAAGCATCCCCGTCATCGCTTTAACGGCCTTCGCCATGCAAGGGGACCGGGAAAAGTGCATGGAGGCCGGATATGATGATTACATCACAAAGCCGCTGGATATTCGGGCATTGGTAACAAAGGTCAAAGAATATTTGGAAAAATCGGAAAAGAAGCCATAACCTCCCGGGATCAGAGGGCCGCGGAGAAGCCGAACCAGATTTCCGTGTCCTCGTTGACCTCGTCCAGCAGCGGGATCATCACGTTGAGCGAGGGGGTCAGCGTCAGCTTGCCCACCGTCAGCGGCACGCTGGCGTAGAAATCGATGTTGGAGAATCCTGTCTTGTCGATGTACTGCCTGCTGTTGAAGCCGATGAGCCCTCCCATTTCCACGCTCACCTTTTTGTTAACTTTCAACTCATGGCTGCCGCCCAGAGTGACATAGAGGCCGCTGCCCAGATTGAAGTCGAAGGACACGGACAGACATGGTGAGAACGGCAAGTCGGTCTTGGCGACCGTAGCATAGATCTCCTGGGAAGTATCGTCCTTGAATTTGAAGGTGCCCGCGAACCAATAGCCGTAGTTGGTGAAGCCGGCGGTCAATTCCCACCCTTCCGGCACCTTGAAAGCGTACGATAGGGTCACGTCGATTTCATCGGAATACTTAAACACTTCCCGCTGCGCCAGTGCGAAGCTGCTCCAAATATTGAGCGAAAACCCGCTTTCGCCAAAATCGACTGTGATTGAAGGTTGAATG
Above is a window of Candidatus Aminicenantes bacterium DNA encoding:
- a CDS encoding HAMP domain-containing sensor histidine kinase; translation: MNRKIALETRGKSNLYFILVIVAALAAVSVFAWWMARRADQQMRTELLLQAKLVAVLIDTEYAGILNGTDANTTAPGFARLRERLARARKVNPECRYLYLLGQKRDGAVFFSLDSEPADSVNYSPPGQAFPEASDLLRSVFASGRGVVEGPVSDRWGVWISALVPLRHRDTGRAVAVLGMDMDASTWKWDMAGRCALPVGLASFVLFLGIFIFVLTRNYRLIRAQERRIKESERERRRILESANKAKSDFLAGMSHELRTPLNAVIGFSQVLQDQNFGPLNEKQKEYVLDILESGQHLLDLINDILDLSKVEAGKMELQLSPVVVGGLLTGSLVMIKEKALTHGIALKTDIPEELSHLVMLADERKFKQILFNLLANAAKFTPDGGAITLSARRMAEGKGEVIQVSVKDTGIGITPENQGRVFENFFQVANSLTNKISGTGLGLSLAMSFVKLHGGRMWMESEGDGKGSQFFFTLPVQPEQVRGE
- a CDS encoding response regulator, whose amino-acid sequence is MGRVILIVEDDPKSVKLLRDLLQIRGYTTLEATDGKQGVDMARAKMPDLIFMDMQMPVMDGFEAINILKTDPATKSIPVIALTAFAMQGDREKCMEAGYDDYITKPLDIRALVTKVKEYLEKSEKKP
- the mnmG gene encoding tRNA uridine-5-carboxymethylaminomethyl(34) synthesis enzyme MnmG: MKIVVIGAGHAGIEAAYAAARMGAEATLLTIHLETLAQMSCNPSIGGIAKGHLVKEIDVLGGVMPRVADATGIHFKVLNRSKGPAVRATRTQNDKIAYRNFMKSFLETVPQLRIFQGIASAIVVANGRVCGVRLAEGETLAADAVIVCSGTFLSGLIHIGSASYPAGRANEPPALLLAEAIAALGFQILRLKTGTPMRLHADSIDWEKFIPQPGDEPPQPFSMFTRGKVKNRILCHLGHTTAAVGAIVRDHLHLSPLYSGKITGIGPRYCPSLEDKIVKFAGKERHHFYLEPEGLRNKEVYVNGLSTSLPIEIQKKVLGAIPGLERAQMMRPAYAIEYDAIQPTQLRASLEARLVENLFFAGQVNGTSGYEEAAAQGLMAGVNAVLKVRGEAPFVLNRDEAYIGVMIDDIVRNGVDEPYRLFTARAEYRLQLREDNVFERLGGHGLRLGLLARAAFDRETRRLERRRRVVSKLARIKGCWNDRSETFFKLLKMPEMTFEKLEELNKKPLLKKKTLTDVSYIEAAVKYEGYVDIQKREVAKMQKMQKTAIPDDLDFALVDGLSIEMKQKLARARPGTLGDAARLPGVTPAALNAVSIHLTLKYKQRS